The Hymenobacter sp. GOD-10R genome includes a window with the following:
- a CDS encoding metallophosphoesterase, with product MPSYLLYSLLLILGLLVLWLAYNYTQERRYRRQPYVAPSLHDWADHQPSPDLALRHRIALVGDIGAVATDGSDPVLNLLQGWLREADAASTVVLLGDNVYPTGLPAEDAPGRAAAEHRLNIQLDTLRNYVGRIVYLSGNHDWNKGRHNGYQYLLRQEAYVKQHLPTAYYLPANGCPGPSTLQLAENLLLVVINTQWWVQHGPRPLGALHGCTASDSKTPFQQLQKILEQNRHQQIVVAGHHPLYSNALHGGKFTAKQHVFPLTTVYKKAYVPLPIIGSLLPLYRKVVGAEEDMAHPRYRKMRRRLLKVLQQFPNIIYAAGHDHNLQYFHYKNGHYLVSGSGSKTAFVQKGGRATFIHEHKGFFGLDFYQNGEVWLRTLEPTDAVNPSPEVFRQQLVGASAITPAPPVVARASAPAGSAGV from the coding sequence TTGCCTAGCTATCTTCTTTACTCGCTGCTACTTATCCTCGGGCTGCTGGTGCTCTGGCTCGCGTACAACTACACGCAAGAACGTCGCTACCGGCGCCAGCCCTACGTGGCGCCTAGCCTGCACGACTGGGCAGATCACCAACCTAGCCCCGATTTAGCCTTGCGCCACCGCATTGCGCTGGTCGGCGACATAGGTGCCGTGGCTACGGATGGCTCCGACCCCGTGCTCAATCTCTTGCAAGGCTGGCTTCGGGAAGCCGACGCAGCCAGTACCGTCGTGCTGCTCGGCGACAATGTATACCCGACGGGGTTGCCCGCTGAGGATGCTCCCGGCCGAGCCGCCGCCGAACACCGTCTGAACATCCAGCTCGATACGTTGCGCAACTATGTCGGCCGTATTGTTTACCTCAGTGGCAACCATGATTGGAACAAAGGTCGCCACAACGGTTACCAGTACCTGCTGCGGCAAGAAGCGTACGTAAAACAGCACTTACCCACTGCTTACTACTTGCCCGCTAACGGCTGCCCTGGTCCCTCCACGTTGCAACTCGCTGAAAACCTGTTGTTGGTGGTGATCAATACGCAGTGGTGGGTGCAGCATGGGCCGCGTCCCCTAGGTGCCCTGCATGGCTGCACGGCCTCCGATTCGAAGACGCCCTTTCAGCAGTTGCAGAAGATTCTGGAGCAGAACCGCCACCAGCAGATTGTGGTAGCTGGGCATCACCCGTTATACTCTAATGCCCTGCACGGGGGTAAGTTCACGGCCAAGCAGCACGTTTTTCCGCTTACCACAGTCTACAAGAAGGCCTATGTACCCCTACCGATTATCGGGTCGTTGCTGCCGCTTTACCGCAAAGTAGTAGGCGCTGAAGAAGACATGGCCCACCCCCGCTACCGCAAAATGCGCCGACGCTTGCTGAAAGTGTTGCAGCAGTTTCCGAACATCATCTACGCCGCCGGCCACGACCACAACTTGCAGTACTTCCACTACAAAAATGGCCACTATCTGGTGAGCGGCTCGGGTAGCAAAACGGCCTTTGTGCAGAAGGGCGGCCGCGCCACCTTTATTCACGAACACAAGGGTTTCTTCGGGCTCGACTTTTACCAAAACGGCGAAGTGTGGCTGCGCACCCTGGAGCCTACCGATGCTGTCAACCCTAGCCCCGAAGTGTTTCGGCAGCAACTTGTTGGGGCTTCGGCTATTACTCCTGCTCCTCCGGTTGTGGCACGGGCGTCAGCACCCGCAGGCTCCGCGGGTGTATAA
- a CDS encoding M48 family metallopeptidase, whose product MRGNLRYLIALVMAAFSFATYYCNRSTNEVTGEVQHVSMSADQEIALGLQAAPEMAQQYGGIHPDKAAGAAVERIGQQIIHSTKAGQTPYKFQFHLLADENTINAFALPGGQVFITAGLLKKLSSEGEVAGVLAHEIGHVVGRHSAEQVAKSQLTQGLTGAAAIASYDPDRPGTIANAAVAAMVAKLLNLRYGRQDELEADKLAVDFTVPAGYDPRSMIKVMEVLQQEGGSGRTPEFLSTHPNPGNRIQELQKEIAADYPSGVPTGLKQ is encoded by the coding sequence ATGAGAGGAAATCTTCGCTATTTGATTGCGTTGGTGATGGCCGCCTTCTCTTTCGCCACCTATTACTGCAACCGCTCCACCAATGAAGTGACCGGTGAAGTGCAGCACGTCTCCATGTCGGCTGACCAAGAAATTGCCCTTGGCTTGCAGGCTGCACCCGAAATGGCTCAGCAATATGGGGGTATCCACCCCGATAAAGCTGCTGGCGCGGCTGTAGAGCGCATTGGTCAGCAGATTATACACAGCACCAAAGCGGGCCAGACACCCTACAAATTCCAGTTCCACTTGCTGGCCGACGAAAACACAATCAATGCTTTCGCGCTACCGGGCGGGCAGGTATTTATCACGGCGGGGCTACTCAAAAAGCTAAGTTCAGAAGGCGAAGTTGCTGGTGTCTTGGCGCACGAAATTGGACACGTGGTTGGTCGGCACTCCGCCGAGCAAGTTGCCAAGTCGCAACTCACGCAAGGGCTGACGGGCGCGGCCGCTATTGCTAGCTACGACCCCGACCGGCCCGGTACCATCGCCAATGCTGCTGTGGCAGCAATGGTGGCCAAATTGCTCAACCTGCGCTATGGCCGACAAGACGAGCTGGAGGCAGATAAGCTAGCTGTTGATTTCACGGTGCCGGCTGGCTACGACCCGCGGTCTATGATCAAAGTAATGGAAGTGTTGCAACAGGAAGGCGGCAGCGGTCGGACCCCTGAGTTCTTAAGCACACACCCAAACCCCGGCAACCGCATCCAGGAATTGCAGAAGGAAATTGCCGCCGATTATCCCAGCGGCGTCCCAACGGGTTTGAAGCAGTAA
- a CDS encoding diacylglycerol kinase family protein codes for MPPSTILRQLLFVLNPVSGDIDKGDLEEELTAFCTERGRTAAFFYTTGEDDLDKLRAHLADHSYDAVFAAGGDGTVKLVAEALLGSDLLLGILPLGSGNGLSKDLGIPQDLEAARQLIWDYQVREIDTMEVGGHFSAHLADLGFNALVVERFCSGDTRGPGAYIRIAMQEYMNYEPCTYRIETDRETYEGPAFMLTIANANTFGSNVVINPDSDLDDGEFEVCLIEPFPVTAGIGILYQLYTNAFDASTYTRRMRCRRASISVPGQQQVLAQVDGEPIELTLPIEVVIHPRSLRVLTPVPQPEEQE; via the coding sequence ATGCCTCCATCGACCATTCTACGCCAGCTGCTTTTCGTGCTAAACCCCGTTTCGGGTGACATCGACAAAGGCGACCTAGAGGAAGAGCTAACTGCCTTCTGCACAGAGCGGGGTCGTACGGCTGCTTTCTTCTACACCACCGGCGAAGACGACCTCGATAAGCTGCGCGCCCACCTAGCCGATCACTCGTACGATGCAGTATTTGCGGCGGGCGGCGACGGCACTGTAAAGCTCGTAGCTGAAGCCTTACTCGGTAGTGACCTGTTGCTGGGAATACTGCCCCTCGGCTCAGGCAATGGACTCTCCAAGGACCTAGGTATTCCGCAGGATTTGGAGGCGGCGCGTCAGCTGATCTGGGATTACCAGGTGCGCGAGATTGACACGATGGAAGTAGGTGGGCATTTCTCTGCGCACCTCGCCGACCTAGGTTTTAATGCGCTGGTAGTGGAGCGTTTTTGCAGCGGGGATACCCGTGGACCAGGTGCGTACATCCGTATTGCCATGCAGGAGTACATGAACTACGAGCCGTGCACGTATCGCATTGAGACGGACCGCGAGACGTACGAAGGCCCGGCGTTTATGCTGACCATTGCCAATGCCAATACGTTCGGCAGCAACGTGGTTATCAACCCCGATAGTGACCTAGATGATGGGGAGTTCGAGGTGTGCCTCATTGAGCCGTTTCCCGTAACGGCCGGTATTGGCATTCTTTATCAACTGTACACGAATGCTTTTGACGCCTCCACGTACACGCGCCGTATGCGTTGCCGACGGGCTAGCATTTCGGTGCCGGGGCAGCAGCAGGTGCTAGCGCAGGTCGATGGCGAGCCGATTGAGCTGACTCTACCGATTGAGGTGGTTATACACCCGCGGAGCCTGCGGGTGCTGACGCCCGTGCCACAACCGGAGGAGCAGGAGTAA
- the mtgA gene encoding monofunctional biosynthetic peptidoglycan transglycosylase, with translation MAARFLRFVFSAVSTDFKRYWQLAQRILLQVVVALFLTSIAWVLIYRWVSPPATFLMLERRAHAPVGKGYYGIQEDDRRIRYRFRHLDEVAPQVPLALIAAEDQRFLIHHGFDGNALWEAAKYNMSGGKKLRGGSTISQQVAKNVFLWQGRSYIRKAAEAYFTVLIELLWNKRRIMEMYLSVAEMGDCTFGVEAAAQRYFHKPANRLTPGEAALLAGVLPNPLRFRASNPGPVARAKQQRVLRNMRRLGGTAYVRELITE, from the coding sequence ATGGCGGCTCGCTTTCTACGGTTCGTTTTCTCAGCAGTGTCGACAGATTTTAAACGATATTGGCAGCTCGCTCAGCGTATCCTGCTGCAAGTAGTGGTAGCATTGTTCCTAACTTCCATTGCCTGGGTGCTGATCTACCGGTGGGTGTCGCCGCCGGCCACGTTCCTGATGTTGGAGCGGCGGGCTCACGCGCCCGTCGGCAAAGGCTACTATGGTATTCAGGAGGACGACCGGCGTATTCGCTACCGTTTTCGGCACCTAGATGAAGTAGCACCCCAAGTGCCACTAGCCCTGATTGCAGCCGAAGATCAGCGCTTTCTCATTCACCACGGCTTCGATGGCAACGCCCTATGGGAAGCTGCCAAATACAATATGAGTGGGGGTAAGAAGTTGCGCGGCGGCAGCACCATCTCGCAGCAGGTAGCCAAAAACGTGTTTCTGTGGCAGGGGCGCAGCTACATCCGCAAGGCCGCGGAAGCGTACTTCACGGTGCTCATCGAACTGCTCTGGAACAAGCGCCGCATCATGGAAATGTACCTGAGCGTGGCCGAGATGGGTGACTGTACCTTCGGGGTAGAAGCAGCGGCGCAACGCTACTTTCATAAGCCGGCCAATCGCCTCACGCCAGGAGAAGCGGCGTTGCTGGCTGGCGTATTGCCGAACCCCCTGCGCTTCCGAGCTAGCAATCCGGGGCCGGTGGCGCGAGCCAAACAGCAGCGCGTGCTCCGCAACATGCGGCGACTAGGTGGTACAGCCTACGTGCGAGAGCTGATAACAGAATAA
- a CDS encoding nuclear transport factor 2 family protein, translating into MKLGVLIISLVMLATTATVAQRPAASRQAISQVLATQTAAWNRGDVAGFMQGYWHSDSLVFIGKRGLTYGWQPTLDNYRRNYPDAAAMGQLTFSNLHITPLGAEVAQVVGRWHLTRPAAGDLEGHFLLVFRRVEGHWVIVADHSS; encoded by the coding sequence ATGAAGCTAGGTGTACTCATTATCAGTCTGGTGATGCTCGCCACTACCGCCACCGTGGCACAGCGCCCAGCGGCGAGCCGGCAGGCTATCAGCCAAGTGCTGGCTACGCAAACGGCCGCCTGGAACCGCGGCGACGTAGCTGGGTTCATGCAAGGCTATTGGCACTCCGACTCGCTGGTATTCATTGGCAAGCGGGGACTCACCTACGGCTGGCAACCCACTCTCGATAACTACCGTCGCAACTACCCCGATGCTGCGGCCATGGGGCAGCTTACGTTCTCCAACCTGCATATCACGCCGCTTGGCGCCGAGGTAGCGCAGGTAGTTGGCCGTTGGCACCTCACGCGCCCTGCCGCTGGCGACTTAGAAGGCCATTTCCTGCTGGTATTTCGCCGTGTAGAAGGCCATTGGGTGATTGTAGCCGATCATTCAAGCTAG
- a CDS encoding LON peptidase substrate-binding domain-containing protein, whose translation MPRTLALFPLNLVVFPGEKLNLHIFEPRYRQLVRDCIESGITFGIPPYINESVSELGTEVRLLDVEKTYPNGEMDVRTQGVSVFRIRDFYRQAPGKLYAAARIEDITDDTTEDPLLKPRITEYVRQLYEALGLRRLFLDLAPNYRVYEIAHHLGFTQEQEYQLLEATSESERQEIVLEHLENILPVVVETERLKERVRLNGHFKNLTPPNF comes from the coding sequence ATGCCCCGCACCCTCGCCCTATTTCCGCTTAACCTCGTCGTTTTTCCTGGCGAAAAGCTTAACCTCCACATCTTTGAGCCCCGCTACCGCCAACTCGTGCGCGACTGCATTGAAAGCGGTATCACCTTCGGCATTCCGCCTTATATCAACGAGAGCGTAAGTGAGCTAGGTACAGAGGTGCGCCTATTGGACGTGGAGAAGACTTACCCCAACGGCGAAATGGATGTTCGAACCCAGGGTGTCAGCGTGTTTCGAATCCGCGACTTTTACCGGCAAGCACCCGGCAAGCTTTATGCGGCAGCCCGCATCGAAGACATTACCGATGATACCACGGAAGACCCGCTGCTTAAGCCGCGCATCACGGAATACGTGCGCCAGCTCTACGAAGCCCTGGGCCTCAGACGTCTCTTCCTAGACCTAGCGCCCAACTACCGGGTCTATGAAATTGCCCACCACTTAGGTTTCACGCAAGAGCAAGAATATCAGCTACTGGAAGCTACGAGCGAAAGCGAGCGGCAAGAGATTGTGCTGGAGCACTTAGAAAATATTTTGCCGGTGGTCGTCGAGACAGAACGCTTGAAGGAACGTGTGCGCCTCAACGGCCACTTCAAGAACCTAACACCCCCCAATTTTTAA
- a CDS encoding DUF4199 domain-containing protein — MGDARLTPEQNGFRYGLLTAAAMIVYTLIAVFAGFFDRLEAGGLNLVIISIGISMAIANFKRAKDNRIAYLQGMGTGSITAMVASIVLGFFFIVMSAIKPNLLDLSHARDLFGYDLSALMAFLAIILMGTLGGVIISLVAMQYFKSPDHKPIEGIE; from the coding sequence ATGGGTGACGCTCGCCTTACCCCCGAACAAAATGGCTTCCGCTACGGGCTGCTTACCGCCGCTGCCATGATTGTGTACACGCTGATAGCGGTTTTCGCTGGGTTCTTCGACCGGCTCGAAGCTGGTGGCCTCAACCTCGTCATTATCTCCATCGGCATCTCGATGGCCATTGCCAACTTCAAGCGCGCCAAAGACAATCGTATTGCCTACCTGCAAGGCATGGGTACCGGTTCGATTACGGCAATGGTCGCTAGCATTGTGCTAGGGTTCTTCTTTATTGTCATGAGTGCCATCAAGCCCAACTTACTTGACTTAAGCCACGCACGTGACTTGTTCGGCTATGATTTGTCGGCCCTCATGGCCTTCTTGGCTATCATCCTAATGGGTACGCTTGGCGGTGTCATTATTTCACTAGTAGCCATGCAATATTTCAAGAGCCCCGATCATAAGCCGATCGAAGGAATCGAGTAA
- a CDS encoding murein L,D-transpeptidase catalytic domain family protein: MTKAPTTIASFLLFCSTFLLPVSAAPSAATLHPAPKATGTPIITDAARRAMYLAAFEQNVALTYVQANLTTTGLPLTVFREALLGYYSLQRRGSVSTDKHVLTVIDFSRSSRMKRLWVIDLQRQQLLFNTLVAHGKNTGEEFAEKFSNVEGSEMSSLGFYRTGRTYQGKHGLSLKLHGLDPNYNTNAHDRSIVVHGAEYVSEAFVQQHGRLGRSQGCPALPTELSSEIIKVIKGGSAIYIHGPAAASYNSNWLQLDGALLGFARSKGMPVS, from the coding sequence ATGACCAAAGCCCCGACTACGATTGCCAGCTTCTTGCTTTTCTGCAGCACTTTCTTGCTGCCCGTGAGTGCCGCCCCTAGCGCGGCTACGCTGCACCCAGCGCCAAAAGCAACGGGTACGCCCATCATCACCGACGCCGCCCGCCGTGCCATGTACCTCGCTGCTTTTGAGCAGAATGTAGCTCTTACCTACGTGCAGGCAAATCTGACGACGACGGGTCTGCCGCTGACGGTATTTCGCGAAGCCCTGCTCGGTTACTATAGCTTGCAACGCCGCGGTTCCGTATCGACGGATAAGCACGTGCTAACGGTTATCGACTTCAGCCGCTCCAGTCGGATGAAGCGCCTGTGGGTGATTGACTTACAGCGGCAACAATTGCTATTCAACACCCTAGTAGCGCACGGCAAGAACACGGGGGAAGAGTTTGCTGAGAAGTTTTCCAACGTAGAAGGCTCCGAAATGAGCAGCCTAGGTTTTTATCGCACGGGCCGCACGTACCAAGGCAAGCACGGCCTGTCGCTGAAGCTGCACGGCCTTGACCCCAACTATAACACCAATGCACATGACCGCTCAATTGTGGTGCATGGCGCTGAGTATGTGAGCGAAGCTTTTGTGCAGCAACACGGCCGTCTAGGCCGCAGCCAAGGCTGCCCAGCCCTGCCCACCGAGCTGAGTTCCGAGATAATTAAGGTTATCAAAGGCGGTAGTGCTATCTACATCCATGGACCCGCAGCTGCCAGCTACAACTCTAATTGGCTGCAGCTGGATGGGGCGCTGCTCGGCTTTGCGCGCAGCAAGGGCATGCCTGTTAGCTAG
- a CDS encoding App1 family protein encodes MPLLDKLNDWAERADDLVLQMRARLGLLHPLQIVPYCSYGTPSRLYVKGRLLTDKGIGEPSADDSRWQNLLNMYRRFESNEIPDAQLLIRPADGSEHPIMTDEEGYFTLNLEPSMLGEPIDYLWYAVDVELKAAPAPIPTPPGIHAQARVLIPPADAEYGVISDLDDTVIQTSATDLLQMARTVLLRNAHSRLPFKGVAEFYRALQLGRNGKRNNPFFYVSSSPWNLYDLLEDFLALNKIPAGPILLRDMALSRKRSDRHVNPHHGHKLKEIENLLLTYPKLPFVLIGDSGQEDANIYREVVQRHPNRILAIYIRDIMRPDRATLVEKVAEDLLDNEHKVEMLLVQDTVQAAEHAARTGLIFTEAIPAIEKEKQKDE; translated from the coding sequence ATGCCTCTTCTCGACAAACTAAATGACTGGGCTGAACGCGCCGATGACCTCGTGCTTCAGATGCGTGCTCGGCTTGGGTTGTTGCACCCTTTGCAAATAGTACCTTACTGCAGCTACGGCACCCCTTCCCGGCTCTACGTGAAAGGCCGTTTGCTCACCGATAAAGGCATCGGCGAGCCCTCGGCCGACGACTCCCGCTGGCAGAACCTGCTGAATATGTACCGGCGTTTCGAGAGCAACGAAATTCCCGATGCTCAGCTGTTAATTCGACCCGCCGATGGTTCCGAGCACCCTATCATGACCGACGAGGAAGGATACTTCACGCTCAACTTAGAGCCCTCGATGCTAGGTGAACCAATCGACTACTTATGGTACGCCGTGGATGTCGAGTTAAAAGCTGCCCCTGCGCCTATCCCCACACCGCCCGGCATACACGCCCAAGCGCGGGTGCTCATTCCGCCCGCCGACGCGGAGTATGGGGTTATCAGCGACCTAGATGATACTGTTATTCAAACGTCCGCTACGGACTTGTTGCAGATGGCCCGCACGGTGCTGCTGCGCAATGCTCATTCGCGCCTACCGTTCAAGGGGGTAGCCGAGTTCTACCGGGCCTTGCAGCTAGGTCGGAACGGCAAGCGTAACAATCCCTTCTTCTACGTGAGCAGCAGCCCTTGGAACCTGTATGACTTGCTGGAAGACTTCCTGGCGCTAAACAAAATTCCAGCCGGCCCGATTTTGCTGCGCGATATGGCTCTTAGCCGCAAGCGCAGCGACCGGCACGTCAACCCACACCACGGTCATAAGCTCAAGGAGATAGAAAACCTGTTGCTCACCTACCCAAAGCTTCCCTTCGTGCTCATCGGCGACAGTGGGCAGGAAGACGCCAACATCTACCGGGAAGTGGTGCAGCGCCACCCGAACCGTATCCTAGCTATTTACATCCGCGACATCATGCGCCCCGACCGGGCGACGCTCGTGGAGAAAGTAGCCGAAGACTTACTGGATAACGAGCATAAAGTAGAAATGCTGCTGGTGCAAGACACCGTGCAAGCCGCTGAGCACGCGGCACGGACTGGCCTTATTTTCACCGAAGCCATTCCAGCTATCGAGAAGGAAAAGCAAAAGGACGAGTAA
- a CDS encoding pitrilysin family protein, translating into MQSFIASIRPWCLASLLLTASLSSVHAQGQLSAGATKVTSVEGITEYQLSNGLRVLLFPDASKPTMTVNITYLVGSRHEGYGETGMAHLLEHMVFKGSTNHKNITQELTEHGARPNGTTWYDRTNYFETFAATDENLNWALSLEADRMVNSFISKTDLATEFSVVRNEFEMGENSPQGVLMERVLSSAYLWHNYGKSTIGSKEDIERVPIDNLQAFYKRFYQPDNAVLVVAGKIDEPKTLKLISQYFGAIPKPTRQLSASYTTEPTQDGERSVALRRVGDTQGLAVAYHTPAGAHPDYATLDVLMDVLTNEPSGRLYKALVDKKKVAYTYGWTPALHDPGFAFFYAEVRKEQSLDSARTAMLGTLDAVTRQAPTPEEVERAKTKLLSGIEMMFKNTERVGLDLSEWIAAGDWRLVFLYRDNIRKVKPADVQRVAGAYLKPSNRTVGVFIPDQKPDRAEIPATPDVAALVKNYKGEKIVAAGEAFDVSPANIEARTKRGQEKDIKYATLAKSTRGNSVNVQLTLRYGDEKSLTNKPVVASMTASMLERGTKTRSYQQIRDELDKLKSRAYVYGGTQTASVTVETAKENLPAVMKVVTDYLKNPSFPEAEFNKLREERLAGLEAQKQEPQAIAFSTSQRLLNPYPKGHPLYVMTFDEEIEALKALTLNEVKQFYKDFYGADNAALAVVGASDEATVRTLVKNDLAKWKASKPYTRIARTYQDVKPGSQALQTTDKANAVYVAGLNLPMRDDDPDYPALVLGNYLFGGGFLNSRLATRVRQKEGISYGIGSTVGADPRDKLASYTIYAIYNPENKDRLNKAIQEEFARMAKEGFSADEVKAAKSGYLQNRAVSRAQDNVLSGRLNTYLDLNRTFAWDADFEKKMQALTPEQVNNAVKKYLDYNKLVFVEAGDYEKAAKKKTEPKTAEPASYQATAPKKP; encoded by the coding sequence ATGCAAAGCTTTATTGCCTCTATTCGACCGTGGTGCCTAGCGTCTTTACTGCTCACCGCGAGCCTCTCCTCCGTGCATGCGCAAGGCCAGCTTTCCGCGGGCGCCACGAAAGTAACTTCCGTAGAAGGCATCACCGAATATCAGCTCAGCAACGGGTTGCGGGTGCTGTTGTTCCCGGATGCGTCGAAGCCGACAATGACCGTAAACATCACGTATCTGGTAGGTTCGCGGCACGAGGGCTACGGGGAAACCGGCATGGCTCACCTGCTCGAACACATGGTGTTTAAGGGGTCGACCAACCACAAGAACATCACCCAGGAGCTGACCGAGCACGGCGCCCGCCCCAACGGCACCACTTGGTACGACCGCACTAACTACTTTGAAACCTTCGCGGCAACCGACGAAAACCTCAACTGGGCCCTCAGCCTGGAAGCCGACCGCATGGTGAACAGCTTCATTAGCAAGACGGACCTAGCCACAGAGTTTTCAGTGGTTCGCAATGAGTTTGAAATGGGCGAAAACTCGCCTCAAGGAGTGCTGATGGAACGGGTATTATCCTCCGCTTACCTATGGCACAACTACGGTAAATCAACCATCGGCTCGAAGGAAGATATTGAGCGCGTGCCGATTGACAACCTGCAAGCCTTCTACAAACGCTTCTACCAGCCTGATAATGCCGTGCTCGTCGTAGCGGGCAAGATTGATGAGCCGAAAACCCTGAAGCTGATCAGCCAATACTTTGGGGCTATTCCGAAGCCAACTCGGCAGCTCTCCGCCTCTTACACAACGGAACCCACCCAAGACGGTGAACGAAGCGTAGCGCTGCGCCGTGTAGGCGACACACAAGGCCTCGCTGTGGCCTACCACACGCCGGCCGGTGCCCACCCCGACTACGCCACCCTCGACGTGCTCATGGACGTGCTGACCAACGAGCCTTCCGGCCGTTTGTACAAGGCCCTCGTTGACAAAAAGAAAGTAGCTTATACCTATGGCTGGACGCCGGCCTTGCACGACCCTGGCTTCGCGTTTTTCTACGCCGAAGTGCGCAAAGAACAGTCATTGGATTCGGCCCGCACGGCCATGCTGGGTACCCTCGATGCCGTGACGCGCCAAGCTCCCACCCCCGAGGAAGTAGAACGCGCCAAAACCAAGCTTCTGAGCGGGATTGAGATGATGTTCAAGAACACAGAGCGTGTGGGCCTAGATCTGAGCGAATGGATTGCAGCGGGCGACTGGCGCTTGGTGTTTCTCTACCGCGACAACATTCGTAAGGTGAAGCCCGCCGATGTGCAACGCGTTGCTGGTGCTTACCTAAAGCCCTCCAACCGCACGGTCGGCGTCTTTATCCCAGATCAGAAGCCTGATCGGGCGGAGATTCCTGCTACGCCGGATGTAGCGGCCCTGGTGAAGAACTACAAGGGAGAGAAAATTGTAGCGGCGGGCGAAGCCTTCGATGTGTCGCCGGCCAACATTGAAGCGCGGACCAAGCGCGGTCAGGAGAAAGACATCAAGTACGCTACCCTCGCCAAGAGTACCCGCGGCAACAGCGTCAACGTGCAGCTAACCTTGCGCTACGGCGACGAGAAAAGCCTGACCAACAAGCCCGTGGTAGCCAGCATGACCGCCTCCATGCTGGAGCGTGGCACCAAAACCCGCAGCTACCAGCAGATCCGGGATGAGCTAGACAAATTGAAGTCGCGCGCTTACGTGTACGGCGGCACCCAAACGGCGTCGGTGACGGTGGAGACGGCCAAAGAGAATCTGCCGGCAGTGATGAAGGTGGTAACTGATTACCTGAAGAATCCCTCGTTCCCTGAAGCAGAATTCAATAAGCTGAGAGAGGAACGCCTAGCAGGCTTAGAAGCGCAAAAACAAGAACCTCAAGCCATTGCCTTCAGCACCAGTCAGCGGCTGCTCAACCCCTATCCCAAAGGCCACCCGCTCTACGTCATGACCTTTGACGAAGAAATTGAGGCGCTTAAAGCACTAACGCTGAACGAGGTAAAGCAATTCTACAAAGACTTCTACGGGGCTGACAATGCGGCCCTAGCCGTGGTAGGCGCCAGCGACGAGGCAACCGTGCGCACGCTCGTCAAGAATGACCTAGCTAAGTGGAAAGCCAGCAAGCCTTATACGCGTATCGCCCGCACGTACCAGGACGTGAAGCCGGGTAGCCAAGCGCTACAAACCACCGACAAAGCCAACGCCGTGTACGTGGCCGGGCTCAACCTACCCATGCGCGACGACGACCCCGATTATCCAGCGCTTGTGCTAGGCAACTACTTGTTTGGCGGCGGCTTCCTGAACTCGCGGCTCGCTACACGGGTGCGGCAGAAGGAGGGCATTAGCTACGGTATTGGCTCAACGGTAGGGGCCGACCCGCGCGACAAGCTAGCTTCGTACACCATCTACGCCATTTACAACCCCGAAAACAAGGACCGGCTGAACAAGGCGATTCAGGAAGAGTTTGCCCGCATGGCAAAGGAAGGCTTCTCGGCCGACGAGGTGAAAGCGGCCAAGAGTGGCTACCTGCAAAACCGAGCCGTGTCGCGCGCCCAAGACAACGTGCTGTCAGGTCGTTTGAACACCTACCTCGACCTGAACCGCACCTTTGCTTGGGATGCTGATTTTGAAAAGAAGATGCAGGCCCTGACGCCCGAGCAGGTAAACAACGCTGTGAAGAAATACCTCGACTACAACAAGCTGGTGTTCGTGGAAGCCGGTGACTACGAAAAAGCAGCAAAAAAGAAAACGGAGCCCAAGACGGCGGAACCCGCCTCATATCAGGCAACCGCACCGAAAAAACCCTAG